The segment TGCACAATAGAACTCGTATAGCCGTTGATATAAACAAAAGCTGTTGATTCGAATTTTTTTAAATGTTTTTCAAAAGCTGTATCACTTAAATCGAACACTGAAAAACGAAATCGGTTACTCAATACATCTTTAATACGTTCTTTGTAATAGCCTTTTTTATCCAAAGGGATACCGTAAAAACGCGCCTGCTTAGAGGTGTTAAAATCTAATCCATACCATCCAAATCTGTTTTGTATAATTGCCCAAGTCATGGCATGACAAAACTTATCTTTTGCAAACACAAATGGATCTCCAGAAGAACCCGAGGTTTTGTTGACGTAAACTGTCTTTGTTGAGAAACTTTCCGATAATCGTTCTTCAAGTGGCAGCTGTAAATGTCTCTTCGTCATGACAGGTATAGAATTCCAGTCTTTTGTATCAATGGTGCCAATGAAGGATGCATAGAATGAGTTATGAGCCAAATGATAAGATACAATATCACGCCGTTTTTGTATGATGTGGCGCTCAAAATCCTGACTGTTCTTACTTTGGATGCGCAATAGCTCGTCTTTAGCCTTATTTAAAGGAAAGCCATTTAACCGTAAAGAAAAATCAAAGACGTTCAAAAACAAAAAGTGTTAGTATTTCTGGTAAAGTAAAGAAAAAAAGTCTTGTCAGGAAACTTCGTAAAAGCTAAAAACGATTATTTTTACACAAACAAATTGAAACGATGACAATTTTAATTCTTGGTTCGGGAGGGAGAGAACATACTTTCGCTTGGAAAATAGCACAAAGCCCATTATGCGACAAACTTTTTGTTGCTCCCGGAAACTCTGGCACAGCTCAAATAGCGACTAACGTTAATTTAAAAGTAACAGACTTTGAAGCAATCAAAGTTTTGGTTATTCAGCATAACATTGAGATGGTTGTCGTTGGACCAGAAGACCCCTTAGTTCAAGGGATACATGATTTCTTTTTGGATGATAACCTATTGAAAGGGGTTGCAGTTATTGGTCCTCAAAAAGCCGCAGCAGAATTAGAAGGTAGTAAGGAATTTGCTAAAGAGTTTTTATTTAGACACCATATTCCTACCGCTGCATATAAAAGTTTTGACGCAACAAATGTAGAAGAAGGGTATCGTTTTTTAGAAACATTAAAACCACCATATGTATTAAAAGCTGATGGTTTAGCTGCGGGAAAGGGCGTATTGATATTGAATAATCTCGACGAAGCTAAAGCCGAACTTAAAAATATGCTTGTTGAAGCTAAATTTGGAGTGGCAAGTTCTAAAGTGGTCATTGAGGAATTCTTAGATGGGATAGAATTGAGTTGCTTCGTTCTTACTGATGGGAAGAGTTATAAAATGCTACCAACAGCAAAAGACTATAAGCGCATAGGAGAAGGCGATACAGGCTTGAATACTGGAGGAATGGGAGCTATATCACCTGTGCCTTTTGCCTCAGAAGAGTTTCTTCATAAAATTGAAGATCGTATCGTAAAACCAACCATTGAGGGTCTAAAAAAGGACAACTTACCGTATAAAGGGTTTGTCTTTATTGGGATTATTAAAGTAGGGAATGATCCTAAAGTGATTGAATACAATGTGCGAATGGGTGATCCTGAAACTGAAGTGGTATTGCCAAGATTGAAGACAGATATTGTTGAAATCTTTAAGGCAATTTCAGAAGAACGATTAAATGAGATTGAAATAGAAATAGATCAAAGAGCCGCAACAACAGTAATGTTAGTCTCTGGAGGTTATCCTGAGGCCTATGAAAAAGGAAAAGAAATAACAGGATTAGAACACATCGTAGATTCAATCCCATTTCACGCTGGAGCTATTGTAAAAGGAGATAAAATCGTAACATCTGGAGGACGCGTGATGGCAATCACTTCATATGGTAATACATACCAAGAAGCCATAAAAAAATCTTATCAAAACATAGAAAAACTATATTTTGATAAGATGGATTATCGAAAAGATATTGGTTTTGATTTATAAATTATAGGTAAGAATGAGAAGTGATACTCTTGTCTTCTTCATTATTATCATTGAATTTTTTAAGTTGTAACATCCAATACACCATGGCTAATATTCCAATGATGATAAAAAGCCATGAAAATATATTGGCTGTCCACCAATTTTCTAATTCTAGGGCTCTTAACCAATCATAGGGTGCAAATAAAACATTAACAAATAAGTCTTCTATAGCGTAAAAAAAGTCTTTCATTTTCAAGATGTTTTTTAGAAACTCTTCATGAGCTTCAAGGTATAATCATATATTTACAATGCAAAATTACATATTTTTTTCAATTTAAGACACATCAATGATTTCAAATTTTTTTAGCAAATCAAAACCTATTCACTATATCGTGATAAGTATGATGTTACTGGTCATTTACATTTGGAGTAAATTTATAAACAGTAATAACAGTTTTGATTTATTTTATTTTACCGAGCAGTTAGGTCTTTTTTTGATGGCCCTGCTATCCGTTTTCGTCTTTGATTTTTTCGTAACTAGAAATAGTTTAACAAAGAAAAACAGTTATAGCATCTTACTTTTTGTCTTATTTTTTGCCTTGATGCCACAAACGTTGAGTAATACATCTGCATTGCTATCAAATTTATTCGTTTTATTGGCATTACGTCGGTTAATTAGTTTGAGATCACAAAAAGAGGTGAAGAAAAAATTGTTTGATTCTGCATTTTGGATAAGTATTGCGATATTGTTCTATACTTGGTCCGCTGTATTTCTTGTCCTTGTTTTTGCAGCATTATTAGTATACCGAATAAGCGATTTAAAAAACTACATTATCCCTTGCATTGGTGTGGCCACCGTTGCGGTTTTAGTTATTTCATATTTGGTGGTTATAGATGTGGACATTCTCAATTACACAGTTGGTTTTTTTGACATCAGTTTTGATTTTAGTCCTTTAAATTCAAAACAAATTATCATTGGCGCGACATTGTTATTTTCGGTTGGGTTGTGGTCTTTGTTTTATTATATTCAGAATATAAAATCCCAAATGAAAAGTTATAGGCCGTCATTTTCTTTAATACTAATTGCAGTACTTTTAGGATTGCTAATAGTTGGATTTGCGCCCACTAAAAATGGAAGTGAATTTATTTTTCTCTTTGCCCCTTTAGCAATTATTATCACGAATTATCTTGAAGGAATTTCAGAAAAATGGTTTAAAGAGACCTTGCTTTGGGTTATGTTATTAACGCCTGTAGCTATTTTATTGTTGTAATTTTTTCCCGAACGATAGATCTCCAGCATCTCCTAACCCTGGGACTATATAGCCCTTATCACTCAGTGTACTATCAATTGCAGCAATCCACAAATGTGAGTTTTCTGAAAAGTGACTAGCAACTAAATCGACACCGTCTTGAGCACCAATAACACTAATAAGGTGAATGTCTTTTGGAGTTCCAAATGGCTTCAAAGCCTCAAAAGTTGCCACCATTGATTGACCTGTTGCTAGCATAGGGTCTGCTAAAATAAGTGTTTTACCCTCTAAATTTGGGCAAGCCAAATATTCAACAACAATCTCAAACGATTCTGTATTGGATTTATGATACCGATACGCCGAAATAAAAGCGTTGTCTGCGCCGTCAAAGTAATTCAAAAGACCATTGTGTAAGGGTAAACCAGCTCTTAAGATCGAACATAATACAATTTCATTACTGCATAATTTAGTGTGACTTTGACCCAGAGGAGTCGTTATCGTTTTTGATGCATACGCTAAGGTTTTACTCATTTCATAACATAGAACCTCCCCTATACGTTCAACGTTTCTTCTAAATCGCATACGGTCATTTTGTAGGTCTATATCACGTATTTCAGAAATAAAAGAATTTAAAATAGAATTATCTTCAGAAAGATTATGAATATGCATGTATTAGGCGCGTTATTTAGTCGGTTAAAGTTAATAATAACTTATATATTTGCACTTTAAATTCACACATTATGTTTTCAGAAAACGCAAATAAATTATTTCAAGAGGTTATTGAAAAGTACCATATTATAAATTCGGTCGATCAACCGTTTTCTAATGTTTACAACAAAGATTCAAACCTAATTGAACATTTATTATACCGAAAGTGTTGGATTGACACTGTCCAATGGCACTACGAAGATATTATTCGCGACCCACAAATAGATCCTGTAGCCGCTTTAAAACTAAAACGTCAAATTGATGCTTCCAATCAAGATAGAACAGATATGGTCGAGTATATTGACAGTTATTTTCTAGAAAAGTATAAAACTGTAATCGCAAAACCTGACGCTACGATTAATACCGAGAGTCCGGCATGGGGAATAGACAGATTATCAATTTTAGCACTTAAAATCTACCATATGAATGAAGAGGCTACACGAGAAAATGCTTCGACAAGCCATCGTGAGTCATGCCAAAAAAAGCTACAGATACTGCTAGAACAACGAGTAGATTTATCTACAGCAATTGATACTTTGTTAGAAGATATTAGTAAAGGTGACAAGTACATGAAAGTATATAAGCAAATGAAAATGTATAATGATGACGAACTTAACCCTGTGTTAAGAAGTCAAAAATAATACGGTCTTAAATTATGTCTTCCCTTTCTTAGGGAAAATTTCTTTTGGGGTTTGAACCAAAAACTGGAAGGGTTAAAAGATGCCAAAACCAAAACACATCCTAGTTATTCGTCTCTCTGCTATGGGCGACGTTGCAATGACCGTTCCTGTAATAAGTGCATTTAGAGAACAATACCCAGAGGTTAAACTTACGATATTAACAAAGCCTTTTTTTAAACCATTATTTAGAAACATACCCAATATTCAAGTTGTAGAGATAGAGATAAAAGGACGTCACAAAGGTGTATACGGGCTCTGGAAACTATCAAGAGAACTCAGTCTTTTGCAATTTGATGCAATAGCAGATTTACATAATGTATTGCGCAGTACCATTTTGAAATTTTTTCTCTTTGGAAAAGAGGCGGTACAAATAAATAAGGGAAGACAGGAGAAAAAAGCTTTAGTTAGTGGGAAAAAATTTGAGCAATTAAAAAGCACCCATCAACGTTATGCCGATGTTTTTTTGCGTTTAGGCTATCCGATAGACATCACTTCAGTCCAGTTTCCTCAAAAAGAAAATCTATCATCGAAGTATCTAGAAGTTATTGGCGAAGAACCAAAAAAGTGGATTGGTGTTGCGCCTTTTGCGGCATACAAGGGGAAACAGTATCCTTTAGATTTAATGACTTCAGTAATCGAAACCTTATCAGAAGACTTTAAGGTATTGTTGTTTGGTGCAGGAGATGAGGAATCTAAAAGACTTCAAGAAATCGCTACTCAATATGAAAACGTTATTAATTTAGCAGGTGTGTTTTCATTATCTGAAGAATTAGATATTATATCTAACCTTGATGTGATGCTCTCTATGGATTCTGGAAATGCGCATTTAGCAGCAATGCTTGGTATAAAGGTAATTTCAGTTTGGGGAATAACACATCCATATGCTGGCTTTTTACCGTTTAATCACACCATCGATTCTGCAATAATAGCCGATAAAAGCAGGTATCCTAAAATTCCGACTTCAGTTTATGGGAATAAGCATCCGGAGGGTTATGAAAAGGTCATGAACAGCATACCTCCGCAACAAATTGT is part of the Formosa sp. Hel1_31_208 genome and harbors:
- the purD gene encoding phosphoribosylamine--glycine ligase, with product MTILILGSGGREHTFAWKIAQSPLCDKLFVAPGNSGTAQIATNVNLKVTDFEAIKVLVIQHNIEMVVVGPEDPLVQGIHDFFLDDNLLKGVAVIGPQKAAAELEGSKEFAKEFLFRHHIPTAAYKSFDATNVEEGYRFLETLKPPYVLKADGLAAGKGVLILNNLDEAKAELKNMLVEAKFGVASSKVVIEEFLDGIELSCFVLTDGKSYKMLPTAKDYKRIGEGDTGLNTGGMGAISPVPFASEEFLHKIEDRIVKPTIEGLKKDNLPYKGFVFIGIIKVGNDPKVIEYNVRMGDPETEVVLPRLKTDIVEIFKAISEERLNEIEIEIDQRAATTVMLVSGGYPEAYEKGKEITGLEHIVDSIPFHAGAIVKGDKIVTSGGRVMAITSYGNTYQEAIKKSYQNIEKLYFDKMDYRKDIGFDL
- a CDS encoding uracil phosphoribosyltransferase; the encoded protein is MKDFFYAIEDLFVNVLFAPYDWLRALELENWWTANIFSWLFIIIGILAMVYWMLQLKKFNDNNEEDKSITSHSYL
- a CDS encoding DUF6427 family protein, producing the protein MLLVIYIWSKFINSNNSFDLFYFTEQLGLFLMALLSVFVFDFFVTRNSLTKKNSYSILLFVLFFALMPQTLSNTSALLSNLFVLLALRRLISLRSQKEVKKKLFDSAFWISIAILFYTWSAVFLVLVFAALLVYRISDLKNYIIPCIGVATVAVLVISYLVVIDVDILNYTVGFFDISFDFSPLNSKQIIIGATLLFSVGLWSLFYYIQNIKSQMKSYRPSFSLILIAVLLGLLIVGFAPTKNGSEFIFLFAPLAIIITNYLEGISEKWFKETLLWVMLLTPVAILLL
- the upp gene encoding uracil phosphoribosyltransferase, with product MHIHNLSEDNSILNSFISEIRDIDLQNDRMRFRRNVERIGEVLCYEMSKTLAYASKTITTPLGQSHTKLCSNEIVLCSILRAGLPLHNGLLNYFDGADNAFISAYRYHKSNTESFEIVVEYLACPNLEGKTLILADPMLATGQSMVATFEALKPFGTPKDIHLISVIGAQDGVDLVASHFSENSHLWIAAIDSTLSDKGYIVPGLGDAGDLSFGKKLQQ
- a CDS encoding DUF4254 domain-containing protein — its product is MFSENANKLFQEVIEKYHIINSVDQPFSNVYNKDSNLIEHLLYRKCWIDTVQWHYEDIIRDPQIDPVAALKLKRQIDASNQDRTDMVEYIDSYFLEKYKTVIAKPDATINTESPAWGIDRLSILALKIYHMNEEATRENASTSHRESCQKKLQILLEQRVDLSTAIDTLLEDISKGDKYMKVYKQMKMYNDDELNPVLRSQK
- a CDS encoding glycosyltransferase family 9 protein, whose amino-acid sequence is MPKPKHILVIRLSAMGDVAMTVPVISAFREQYPEVKLTILTKPFFKPLFRNIPNIQVVEIEIKGRHKGVYGLWKLSRELSLLQFDAIADLHNVLRSTILKFFLFGKEAVQINKGRQEKKALVSGKKFEQLKSTHQRYADVFLRLGYPIDITSVQFPQKENLSSKYLEVIGEEPKKWIGVAPFAAYKGKQYPLDLMTSVIETLSEDFKVLLFGAGDEESKRLQEIATQYENVINLAGVFSLSEELDIISNLDVMLSMDSGNAHLAAMLGIKVISVWGITHPYAGFLPFNHTIDSAIIADKSRYPKIPTSVYGNKHPEGYEKVMNSIPPQQIVSKVISELI